One stretch of Tepiditoga spiralis DNA includes these proteins:
- the pcp gene encoding pyroglutamyl-peptidase I, translated as MKVLITGFDPFGNESINPAFEAIKLLPNKVLNSNIIKLELPTIFNKSIEILEKKIIEIDPDIIICVGQAGGRFKITVERVAINIDDARIKDNAGNQPIDEPIFKNGENAYFSNLPIKSIVENIKKNKIPASISNSAGSFVCNHIMYGLLYLINTKFKNKKGGFIHVPYIPEQVLNKSNMPSMSLENISKSLLIAIKTSITVKKDIKTIEGSII; from the coding sequence ATGAAAGTATTGATAACAGGATTTGACCCATTTGGAAATGAATCAATTAATCCTGCATTTGAAGCAATAAAATTATTACCAAATAAAGTACTTAACTCAAATATAATTAAATTAGAACTACCTACTATTTTTAATAAATCTATTGAAATTTTAGAAAAAAAAATAATAGAAATAGATCCAGATATAATTATATGTGTTGGACAAGCTGGAGGTAGATTTAAAATTACAGTAGAGCGTGTTGCAATAAATATTGATGATGCAAGAATAAAGGATAATGCAGGTAATCAACCTATAGATGAACCAATTTTTAAAAACGGAGAAAATGCTTATTTTTCAAATTTACCTATAAAATCTATAGTTGAAAATATTAAAAAAAATAAAATACCAGCTTCAATTTCAAATTCTGCTGGATCATTTGTTTGTAATCATATCATGTACGGACTGTTATACTTAATAAATACAAAATTTAAAAATAAAAAAGGTGGATTTATTCACGTTCCTTACATACCAGAACAAGTTTTAAACAAATCAAATATGCCAAGTATGTCTTTAGAAAATATATCTAAATCATTATTAATTGCAATAAAAACATCAATAACTGTTAAAAAAGATATAAAAACAATTGAAGGTAGCATTATATAG
- a CDS encoding DUF1622 domain-containing protein, which produces MFEFVDFLNNYVSYIAQLFAIVVITVAMFKSIYLFFKDSVLKNESMASMSESRMEMGHAFSLALSFLIGASILKTTFAPTWDDIGKLAAIIALRTILNYTLTKNLNKNY; this is translated from the coding sequence ATGTTTGAATTTGTAGATTTTTTAAATAATTATGTTTCTTACATTGCTCAATTATTCGCAATAGTAGTTATAACTGTTGCTATGTTCAAATCAATATACTTATTTTTTAAAGATTCAGTTTTAAAAAACGAATCTATGGCTTCCATGTCCGAAAGCAGAATGGAAATGGGACATGCATTTTCACTTGCATTATCATTTTTAATAGGAGCAAGTATTTTAAAAACAACCTTTGCTCCTACATGGGACGATATAGGAAAATTAGCAGCTATTATTGCTCTTAGAACTATATTAAACTATACTCTTACTAAAAATTTAAACAAAAACTATTAA
- a CDS encoding ECF transporter S component: MTKTKRIIYSGLMIALVFVATFSIKIPIPGLGYVHPGDSMIFVAAILFGWKVGALAGGLGSAMSDLVGGYGIYVIPTLIIKAIMGAIVGYFAHDLKNNKKTGIIINSISMIIWIIFGGTLNTVLSNLKNNATDSLMKTLEVTNVQELQNKISNVQTPLFWAIILIPIVAILISFIFRNKDSKLFSFSNIIGMTIAGLWMVFGYYFAEVIIYHSWITPIFGIPWNILQFITGIILAFIIVLGIKNINKNKENL, encoded by the coding sequence ATGACAAAAACAAAACGTATTATTTATTCCGGTTTAATGATTGCTTTAGTCTTTGTTGCAACATTCAGTATTAAAATACCTATTCCAGGTCTTGGATATGTGCACCCAGGAGATAGCATGATTTTTGTTGCAGCTATCTTATTTGGTTGGAAAGTTGGAGCTCTTGCTGGCGGTTTGGGATCAGCTATGTCAGACTTAGTTGGTGGATATGGTATATATGTTATTCCAACTTTAATAATTAAAGCAATAATGGGAGCAATAGTTGGATATTTTGCCCATGATTTAAAAAATAATAAAAAAACTGGAATTATAATAAATTCAATTAGTATGATAATATGGATCATCTTTGGTGGAACATTGAATACCGTTCTTTCAAATTTAAAAAATAATGCAACTGATTCACTAATGAAAACTTTAGAAGTTACAAATGTACAAGAATTACAAAATAAAATATCAAATGTTCAAACTCCATTATTTTGGGCTATTATTTTAATTCCAATTGTAGCAATTTTAATATCTTTTATATTTAGAAATAAAGATTCAAAGTTATTTAGTTTTAGTAATATTATAGGTATGACAATTGCAGGATTATGGATGGTATTTGGATATTATTTTGCTGAAGTAATAATTTATCATAGTTGGATAACTCCAATTTTTGGCATTCCTTGGAATATATTACAATTTATTACTGGAATAATTTTAGCATTTATAATTGTTTTGGGTATAAAAAATATAAATAAAAATAAAGAAAATTTATAA
- a CDS encoding peptidase U32 family protein has product MKKAELLAPAGNFEKLQTVLNFGADAAYMGGKLFNLRALAGNFDEDELEKAVKYAHSLNKKVYVTLNVIAHNAELELMPEYVKYLEKIGVDGVIVADLGVFELVKEHSNLTINVSTQASNTNWRSVRMWKKLGAKRVILAREVSLKELHEIRNKVPDVELEVFIHGAMCMSISGRCLLSNYLTGRDANRGACAQPCRWKYHLVEETRPGQYFPIQEDEHGTYIMNSKDLCTIEFLDKILDVGLDSLKIEGRMKGIYYAATTVKMYREAIDNYYGGNFKYNKNWLEELGTISHRNYTSGFYFKKPGKEDHNYDTSGYKHTHILVGKVLKKLDNGNYLIEARNKLEVGDTVDLIKKQGENIKIKIPEMINYKTGEIINKANPNMLIEMKFDEELSCFDLMRKKQ; this is encoded by the coding sequence ATGAAAAAAGCAGAATTATTAGCACCAGCAGGAAATTTTGAAAAACTTCAAACAGTATTGAATTTTGGTGCAGATGCAGCTTATATGGGAGGCAAATTGTTTAATTTAAGAGCGCTAGCTGGAAATTTTGATGAAGATGAACTTGAAAAAGCTGTTAAATATGCTCATTCTTTAAATAAAAAAGTCTATGTTACTTTAAATGTAATAGCTCATAATGCAGAACTTGAATTAATGCCAGAATATGTAAAATATTTAGAAAAAATTGGTGTTGATGGTGTAATTGTTGCAGATTTAGGTGTTTTTGAACTTGTTAAAGAACATTCAAATTTAACAATAAATGTTAGTACACAAGCAAGTAATACTAATTGGCGTAGTGTTAGAATGTGGAAAAAACTAGGTGCAAAAAGAGTTATTCTTGCAAGAGAAGTTTCATTAAAAGAACTTCATGAAATCAGAAATAAAGTTCCAGATGTTGAATTAGAAGTTTTTATACATGGTGCAATGTGTATGTCAATCTCTGGAAGATGTTTACTCAGTAATTATTTAACTGGAAGAGATGCAAATAGAGGAGCTTGTGCTCAACCATGTAGATGGAAATATCACTTAGTAGAAGAAACAAGACCTGGACAATATTTCCCAATTCAAGAAGATGAACATGGAACTTATATAATGAATTCTAAAGATTTATGTACAATAGAATTTTTAGATAAAATATTAGACGTTGGTTTAGATAGTTTAAAGATAGAAGGTAGAATGAAAGGTATCTATTATGCAGCAACAACAGTAAAAATGTATAGAGAAGCTATTGATAATTACTATGGTGGAAACTTTAAATACAATAAAAATTGGCTTGAAGAATTAGGTACTATAAGCCACAGAAATTATACAAGTGGATTTTATTTTAAAAAGCCTGGAAAAGAAGATCACAATTATGATACTTCTGGATATAAACACACACACATACTAGTTGGAAAAGTATTAAAAAAATTAGATAATGGTAATTATTTAATTGAAGCAAGAAATAAATTAGAAGTTGGAGATACAGTTGATTTAATAAAAAAACAAGGTGAAAATATAAAAATAAAAATTCCAGAAATGATCAACTACAAAACAGGCGAAATAATAAATAAAGCAAACCCAAATATGTTAATAGAAATGAAATTCGATGAAGAATTAAGTTGTTTTGATTTAATGAGAAAAAAACAATAA
- a CDS encoding DnaJ domain-containing protein produces MELILSLFFILILTIFFFKLIFKIIIGFFLLFLKFPLFFIAFFIILFFLTKSKFKNFKYRTYQNTNYQKYYQNKNNFQNNSSQKYDYYCNIMGVSRNFTKEELKQKFREKTKLYHPDKNSENKEYYEEKYKEIIEAYEELSKAR; encoded by the coding sequence ATGGAACTAATATTATCTCTTTTTTTTATTTTAATTTTAACTATTTTCTTTTTTAAACTTATTTTTAAAATAATTATAGGATTTTTTTTATTATTTCTAAAGTTTCCACTGTTTTTTATTGCATTTTTTATAATATTGTTCTTTTTAACAAAGTCAAAATTTAAAAACTTTAAATACAGAACATATCAAAATACTAATTATCAAAAATACTACCAAAACAAAAATAATTTTCAAAATAATTCATCTCAAAAATATGATTATTATTGTAATATAATGGGAGTATCAAGAAATTTTACTAAAGAAGAATTAAAACAAAAATTTAGAGAAAAAACAAAATTGTATCATCCAGATAAAAATAGTGAAAACAAAGAATATTATGAAGAAAAATACAAAGAAATAATTGAAGCCTATGAAGAACTATCAAAAGCACGTTAA
- a CDS encoding Nif3-like dinuclear metal center hexameric protein translates to MNIFEAENYLNKILKVETFNDFCHNGIQIEGTHEVKKIAIGVSFNEEFLNEAIKQNCQMMLVHHGIFGKNFFKLTGFQKKRIEKVIKNDMTLMGYHLPLDSHEEYGNNISILKKLNLLNPVPFNFGFIGNYEEKISFEEFKNNLKKVFENQELKIYKNNDFVKKVCIISGDSANTIELLENKVDTFISGETKEYSKAYAQELKINFINAGHYSTETFGVKNLAKLLEEKFNVKTVFIDIYNEI, encoded by the coding sequence ATGAATATATTTGAAGCTGAAAACTATTTAAATAAAATTTTAAAAGTAGAAACTTTTAATGATTTTTGCCACAATGGAATACAAATTGAAGGAACTCATGAAGTAAAAAAAATAGCCATAGGTGTTTCTTTTAATGAAGAATTTTTAAATGAAGCAATAAAACAAAATTGTCAAATGATGCTTGTACATCATGGAATTTTTGGAAAAAATTTTTTTAAATTAACAGGATTTCAAAAAAAAAGAATTGAAAAGGTTATAAAAAATGATATGACTTTAATGGGTTATCATTTACCTTTAGATTCTCATGAAGAATATGGAAATAACATTTCTATTCTAAAAAAGTTAAATTTATTAAATCCAGTTCCTTTTAATTTTGGATTTATTGGAAATTATGAAGAAAAAATATCTTTTGAAGAGTTTAAAAATAATTTAAAAAAAGTTTTTGAAAATCAAGAATTAAAAATTTATAAAAATAATGATTTTGTAAAAAAAGTATGTATTATTTCTGGAGACTCTGCAAATACTATTGAATTATTAGAAAATAAAGTTGATACCTTTATATCTGGAGAAACAAAAGAATATTCAAAAGCTTATGCTCAAGAATTAAAAATAAATTTTATAAATGCAGGCCATTATTCAACAGAAACCTTTGGTGTTAAAAATCTTGCAAAATTATTAGAAGAAAAATTTAATGTAAAAACTGTATTCATAGATATTTACAATGAAATTTAA
- a CDS encoding adenosine-specific kinase produces MELKVIDFNLPKDANVILGQSHFIKTVEDLYETIVTTNSNIKFGVAFNEASGPCLVRYDGNDEELIQSAIENIKNIGAGHTFTIVMKNGFPINILNQIKNVQEVTHIYAATANPLQVIIAETNLGRGIMGVIDGYSPKGVEDEKAKKEKYDFLRNITGYKR; encoded by the coding sequence ATGGAACTAAAAGTAATTGATTTTAATTTACCAAAAGATGCCAATGTAATTCTTGGACAATCTCATTTTATAAAAACAGTAGAAGACTTATACGAAACAATAGTAACAACAAATTCAAACATAAAATTTGGTGTAGCCTTTAATGAAGCATCTGGGCCTTGTTTAGTTAGATATGATGGGAACGATGAAGAATTAATTCAAAGTGCAATAGAAAACATAAAAAATATTGGAGCAGGACATACATTTACAATAGTCATGAAAAATGGATTTCCAATTAATATACTAAATCAAATAAAAAATGTACAAGAAGTTACTCACATATATGCCGCAACAGCAAATCCATTACAGGTAATAATTGCAGAAACAAATCTTGGAAGGGGAATAATGGGTGTAATAGATGGATATTCACCCAAAGGAGTAGAAGATGAAAAAGCAAAAAAAGAAAAATATGATTTTTTAAGAAATATAACTGGATACAAGAGATGA
- a CDS encoding SufB/SufD family protein — protein sequence MIEKNQSKEFEYISKAYEKSGGDVSKLLSKDIVSIIISGNKILGRNTVEGIDLKSEIKDNFVKVIFTAKDGVKLKKQIHLCVGYLEKFGEQHLEYEFNIGNDCSLNFLSHCTFPAAKDILHEMTANLKIGENSKVSFEDIHFHNEEGLVTLDTKYYANVGKNSVYDSRFKLVKTRIGNMKVLMDVNLEENAKTYLETKVKAKKDDRLEVNEIIRLTGTKSSGIAKSYVIAQDESYAKIVNEAYGDGDYSVGHIECTEIVDGNKVDVQTIPLLRVRNELSELTHEASVGRINPGQLETLMSKGLSEDEATELIIKGVLV from the coding sequence ATGATAGAAAAAAATCAATCAAAAGAATTTGAATATATATCAAAAGCATATGAAAAATCTGGTGGAGATGTAAGTAAACTACTATCAAAAGACATAGTTTCAATAATAATTAGTGGAAATAAAATTCTTGGAAGAAATACAGTTGAAGGAATTGATTTAAAATCAGAAATAAAAGATAACTTTGTAAAAGTAATTTTTACTGCAAAAGATGGAGTAAAATTAAAAAAACAAATTCATTTGTGTGTTGGATATCTTGAAAAATTTGGTGAACAACACCTTGAATATGAATTTAATATAGGAAATGATTGTTCATTAAACTTCTTATCTCATTGTACTTTCCCTGCAGCAAAAGATATTTTACATGAAATGACTGCAAATTTAAAAATAGGAGAAAACTCAAAAGTTAGTTTTGAAGACATACATTTTCATAATGAAGAAGGACTTGTAACCTTAGATACAAAGTATTATGCAAATGTTGGAAAAAATTCGGTATACGATAGTAGATTTAAATTAGTAAAAACAAGAATAGGAAATATGAAAGTCTTAATGGATGTAAATCTAGAAGAAAATGCTAAAACATATCTTGAAACAAAAGTAAAAGCCAAAAAAGATGATAGATTAGAAGTAAATGAAATAATTAGATTAACTGGAACAAAATCATCAGGAATAGCAAAATCTTATGTAATAGCTCAAGATGAAAGTTATGCAAAAATTGTAAATGAGGCATATGGTGATGGAGACTACTCTGTTGGGCATATTGAATGTACTGAAATAGTCGATGGAAACAAAGTAGATGTTCAAACAATACCACTTTTAAGGGTTAGAAACGAACTATCTGAATTGACTCATGAAGCATCTGTAGGAAGAATAAATCCAGGACAACTCGAGACATTAATGTCAAAAGGATTATCAGAAGATGAAGCAACAGAATTAATAATAAAAGGAGTTCTCGTATAA
- a CDS encoding ATP-binding cassette domain-containing protein: MLELKEISFYANERKILENVTYNFEEGKSYAVLGNNGVGKSSLSKIIMGLEGYKNKHGGLLYFNNIDITEMSVSERAKLGITMAWQEPVRFEGIGVKDYLTLGGKYKKTEKELTDILKEVGLNPFYLHRNVDKTLSGGERKRIEMASILILKPKLVILDEPDSGIDMMSNAIIENVINKTKANGGTTISITHREEIALIADKALLLCGGKIHKEGDPEVVSFVYKSMCDTCSHINAPIEDIEVNLK; this comes from the coding sequence ATGCTTGAATTAAAAGAAATTTCATTTTATGCAAATGAACGAAAAATCTTAGAAAATGTAACTTATAACTTTGAAGAAGGTAAATCTTATGCTGTTTTAGGTAATAACGGTGTTGGAAAATCTTCTCTTTCAAAAATAATAATGGGATTAGAAGGATACAAAAACAAACATGGAGGCTTATTGTACTTTAATAACATTGATATAACTGAAATGTCTGTTTCAGAAAGGGCAAAACTTGGAATAACTATGGCCTGGCAAGAACCAGTAAGATTTGAAGGAATAGGAGTTAAAGATTACTTAACTCTTGGTGGAAAGTATAAAAAAACAGAAAAAGAATTAACAGATATATTAAAAGAAGTTGGATTAAATCCATTTTATTTACACAGAAATGTTGATAAAACATTAAGTGGAGGAGAAAGAAAAAGAATTGAAATGGCATCTATTTTGATATTAAAACCAAAATTAGTAATACTTGATGAACCAGATTCTGGTATTGATATGATGTCAAATGCAATAATTGAAAACGTAATAAACAAAACAAAAGCAAATGGAGGAACAACAATTTCGATAACTCACAGAGAAGAAATAGCCTTAATTGCAGATAAAGCTTTATTATTGTGTGGAGGTAAAATTCATAAAGAAGGAGACCCTGAAGTTGTAAGTTTTGTTTATAAAAGTATGTGTGATACATGTTCTCATATAAATGCACCAATAGAAGACATAGAGGTGAACTTAAAATGA
- a CDS encoding 23S rRNA (pseudouridine(1915)-N(3))-methyltransferase RlmH, with product MIKVIVIGPLKSKFIINGVNQYLKWVQPYHKTELIQINLSGNLNNMTAKEYKDKDYKKFSKYISQDTINIVLDERGKLISSIEFSKKIESFYLSGKKHINFFIGGPLGHDKRMYNHANLLLGLSKMTFTHEMAVLLTLEQIYRANKIIKNEKYHY from the coding sequence ATGATAAAAGTTATCGTAATAGGACCGTTAAAAAGTAAGTTTATAATAAATGGTGTAAATCAATATTTAAAATGGGTACAACCATATCATAAAACTGAATTAATTCAAATAAACTTATCTGGAAATTTAAATAACATGACTGCTAAAGAATACAAAGATAAAGATTATAAAAAATTTTCAAAATATATTTCTCAAGACACAATTAATATAGTTTTAGATGAAAGAGGAAAATTAATATCCTCAATAGAATTTTCCAAAAAAATTGAAAGTTTTTATTTATCTGGAAAAAAACACATAAACTTCTTTATAGGTGGTCCTTTAGGTCATGATAAAAGAATGTACAATCACGCCAATTTATTACTTGGACTATCTAAAATGACTTTTACTCATGAAATGGCAGTCTTGTTAACTTTAGAACAAATTTACAGAGCAAATAAAATTATAAAAAACGAAAAATACCATTACTAA
- a CDS encoding FtsW/RodA/SpoVE family cell cycle protein: MSLLKSNDSRERIKQIEFIVFIVYLLLMIIGFFSVKSATLNTPRESIVLKQLIFSSIGLILYFFMVFLPERTLKTLIPWVFYFFIFLLGFVLIKGNVIYGAKRWISVGPFSLQPSEFYKVIEILFLSYALSSKTNKSYYIVSLLILFSSILIFKEPDLGTTLIVLSLWFIITFISGKHERLWKITFFSGLTISPFSLLFMKSYQLARITGFLNPNKNASGISYNTVQSMRAIGSGGLFGNGYMNGYMNLGNYVPEDHSDFIISVIGEELGFIGIFIVILLYSLLIWRMYIGYKKSNDDFWKYFYILSAFLIFFHVFENIGMNMGIMPVTGIPLPFLTAGGSPMLSFSILLGIATKGLMINKNT, encoded by the coding sequence TTGTCTTTATTAAAATCTAATGATTCTCGTGAAAGAATAAAACAAATAGAATTTATTGTATTTATTGTATATTTATTACTTATGATAATTGGTTTTTTTTCAGTTAAAAGTGCTACACTAAATACCCCCAGAGAGTCTATAGTACTTAAACAATTAATATTTTCATCAATTGGATTAATATTATATTTTTTCATGGTATTTCTTCCTGAAAGGACCTTAAAAACTTTAATACCATGGGTATTTTACTTTTTTATTTTTTTGCTTGGCTTCGTTTTAATAAAAGGGAATGTAATATATGGAGCAAAAAGATGGATCTCTGTTGGACCTTTTAGTTTACAACCATCTGAATTTTATAAAGTAATAGAAATACTATTTTTAAGTTATGCACTTTCATCCAAAACAAATAAGTCATACTATATTGTATCACTTTTAATATTATTTTCTTCTATATTAATTTTCAAAGAACCAGATTTAGGAACAACATTAATAGTTCTTTCACTTTGGTTTATAATAACATTCATTTCAGGAAAACACGAAAGATTATGGAAAATAACCTTTTTTTCTGGATTAACTATATCACCTTTTTCATTATTATTTATGAAAAGCTATCAATTAGCAAGAATAACAGGTTTTTTAAATCCTAATAAAAATGCATCTGGAATTTCTTATAATACAGTTCAATCAATGAGGGCTATAGGATCTGGTGGTTTATTTGGGAATGGATACATGAATGGTTATATGAATTTAGGAAATTATGTTCCTGAAGATCATTCTGATTTCATTATATCAGTTATAGGAGAAGAACTAGGCTTTATTGGTATCTTTATCGTTATATTATTATATTCATTGTTGATTTGGAGAATGTACATTGGATATAAAAAAAGCAACGATGATTTTTGGAAATATTTTTATATATTATCAGCATTTTTAATTTTTTTCCATGTATTTGAAAATATAGGAATGAATATGGGAATAATGCCAGTTACAGGAATTCCATTACCTTTTTTAACAGCTGGAGGAAGTCCGATGCTTTCATTTTCAATTTTGCTTGGCATTGCAACAAAAGGATTAATGATTAATAAAAATACTTAA
- a CDS encoding Rossmann-like and DUF2520 domain-containing protein, whose amino-acid sequence MKVNLIGPGKVGRSVLNYFYKNGYEKGLIIEKNKIDYKNFLFEGIILIGVPDDIIPNICYNLKKSSFKNVEALIHFSGFVDSSCFKDLSSKYKFSLHPNQSFNKVKDISNITWGIDGIDEKSINYAKKLVNMFNGRSLIIPKGEKNAYHLAAVIASNFSYALNFMSNKIYDSLNIKEREHLIDLAINSLNNIKEKGLKESLTGPVARKDTNTIAEERDAFNKYFGDKVCVYDFFVDLLKKISEN is encoded by the coding sequence ATGAAAGTTAATTTAATAGGCCCTGGTAAAGTTGGAAGAAGTGTTTTAAATTATTTTTATAAAAATGGTTATGAAAAAGGTTTAATTATAGAGAAAAATAAAATAGATTATAAAAATTTTTTATTTGAAGGAATTATTTTAATAGGTGTACCTGATGACATTATTCCAAATATATGTTATAATTTAAAGAAGTCTTCTTTTAAAAATGTAGAAGCATTAATTCATTTTTCGGGATTTGTTGATAGTTCTTGCTTTAAAGATCTTTCTTCAAAGTATAAATTTTCTTTACATCCAAATCAATCATTTAATAAAGTTAAAGATATTTCAAATATTACTTGGGGAATAGATGGAATAGATGAAAAAAGTATTAATTATGCTAAAAAATTAGTTAATATGTTTAATGGAAGAAGTTTAATAATTCCAAAAGGTGAAAAAAATGCATATCATCTGGCAGCTGTTATTGCTTCTAACTTTTCTTATGCTTTAAACTTTATGAGTAATAAAATTTATGATAGTTTAAATATAAAAGAAAGAGAACATTTAATAGATTTGGCTATTAATTCACTGAATAACATAAAAGAAAAGGGATTAAAAGAATCATTGACAGGACCAGTTGCAAGAAAAGATACTAATACTATTGCTGAAGAAAGAGATGCGTTTAATAAATATTTTGGAGATAAAGTATGTGTTTATGATTTTTTTGTGGATTTACTGAAAAAAATATCTGAAAATTAA
- the panB gene encoding 3-methyl-2-oxobutanoate hydroxymethyltransferase, whose product MSISKILKKKNKEKITMITAYDAPSARIAYDAKIDMILVGDSIANTIYGYKDTLKIELEDMIKHAQSVKRGATDAFVVGDLPFLSYQVSTEQAIENAGKMLKYSGVNAIKLEGGSFVCDKVFKIVNSGIPVMGHIGFTPQSYNQIGIRSRGKNDIEAERLIEDAKKLEDAGAFSIVLEMVTEDVAKKITESISIPTIGIGSGKYCDGQVLVWHDLLGMNPDFSPKFSKKYLDGYGIIKEAIKNYIKDVKSEKFPSEENTFKRKLV is encoded by the coding sequence TTGAGTATTTCAAAAATTCTTAAAAAGAAAAATAAAGAAAAAATAACAATGATTACTGCATACGATGCTCCTTCTGCTAGAATAGCTTATGATGCAAAAATAGATATGATTTTAGTTGGAGATTCTATTGCAAACACAATCTATGGATATAAAGACACTTTAAAAATAGAACTTGAAGATATGATAAAACACGCTCAAAGTGTTAAGAGAGGAGCGACAGATGCTTTTGTTGTTGGTGACTTACCATTTTTGAGTTATCAAGTTTCAACAGAACAAGCGATTGAAAATGCTGGTAAAATGTTAAAGTATTCTGGAGTTAATGCAATAAAATTAGAAGGTGGAAGTTTTGTTTGCGATAAAGTTTTTAAAATTGTAAATTCTGGGATACCTGTTATGGGACATATTGGTTTTACTCCACAATCATATAATCAAATAGGAATAAGATCAAGAGGGAAAAATGATATAGAAGCAGAACGTTTAATAGAAGATGCTAAAAAATTAGAAGATGCTGGAGCATTTTCAATAGTGCTTGAAATGGTTACAGAAGATGTAGCAAAAAAAATAACAGAAAGTATAAGTATTCCAACGATTGGAATAGGTTCTGGAAAATATTGTGATGGTCAAGTTTTAGTATGGCATGATTTGCTTGGAATGAATCCAGATTTTTCTCCAAAATTTTCAAAAAAATATTTAGACGGTTATGGTATAATTAAAGAGGCAATAAAAAATTATATAAAAGATGTAAAATCTGAAAAGTTTCCTTCAGAAGAAAATACATTTAAAAGGAAATTAGTATGA
- a CDS encoding biotin--[acetyl-CoA-carboxylase] ligase → MIGDRTVFFQKINSTNTYLKENYQKFPSESVVWAEEQTSSYGRRGNSWTSSKGGLWFSTIFKPKKRPMNPWHYVRLYSLTIYDIITKYNVNCKIKWPNDILIDNKKVCGILSEAIYKGKNIEAIIVGVGLNVNNKIDGDLKNIGISLSEITSREFNLKKLLSEINHKAYYTYYLKYLKDKSVSVITKKWISALNIKINDEVKIKKVDGNIIYGKIKRINPDYIEITDENFEDKIMYAGEISVR, encoded by the coding sequence ATGATTGGAGATAGAACTGTATTTTTTCAAAAAATTAATTCTACAAACACTTATTTAAAAGAAAATTATCAAAAATTTCCGTCGGAATCAGTTGTTTGGGCCGAAGAACAGACTTCGAGTTATGGAAGACGAGGTAATTCTTGGACTTCAAGCAAAGGAGGATTATGGTTTTCCACAATTTTCAAACCCAAAAAAAGGCCTATGAATCCTTGGCATTATGTTAGATTGTATTCTCTTACTATATATGATATTATAACTAAGTACAATGTAAATTGTAAAATAAAATGGCCAAATGATATTTTAATAGATAATAAAAAAGTTTGTGGAATATTAAGTGAAGCAATTTATAAAGGTAAGAATATAGAAGCTATTATTGTTGGAGTTGGATTAAATGTTAATAATAAAATTGATGGAGATTTAAAAAATATAGGGATATCTTTATCAGAAATTACTAGTAGAGAGTTTAATTTAAAAAAGTTATTGAGCGAAATTAATCATAAAGCTTATTATACTTATTATTTAAAATATTTAAAGGATAAATCAGTATCGGTTATAACTAAAAAATGGATTTCGGCGCTTAATATAAAGATCAATGATGAAGTTAAAATAAAAAAAGTTGATGGTAATATTATTTATGGTAAAATAAAAAGAATAAATCCAGATTATATTGAAATAACAGATGAAAATTTTGAAGATAAAATAATGTATGCAGGTGAAATAAGTGTTAGATAA